The Carassius auratus strain Wakin chromosome 7, ASM336829v1, whole genome shotgun sequence genome contains the following window.
TTCGTACCTTAACATTGTTATCTGAAGTTAACCTGGAGAAACTGAGACACATCTTTCTGGTAAATATTCACCATATTACTTTCCATTACCTGTTGTGTTTTAATTCTAATAATGTATGAAAatcagaaaacaaatataaatgcatgatTTACTTTATTAAACGGATACAAACATTTATAAGACTTTGTATTTACAAATTCATCATATACATTTACACAGTTTTACtgaatttaacacatttaaaattttaacaaaCCTAATTTATGTACAAAAACTGCAAACTAACAATAGTCACAATGGCAACTGGAATGTCATTCTGCGTTTAATAAGAATGATTATACTGTCTTTCCAAACAAATAACTGATATCACGAATGGATTAATCAAGCAAATAATCACTATTGATGGTTTTACATTGGAAGTGGATGGAAACCTCTTGACAATTCATCGATATCACAGAAACATGAAATCCTCAATAATTATGAACCATCTTATGAGTTAACATTGTCTTGCATTAAACTCTTTCTCCTCTTCTATCCGGTGCagttctgtctctgtctctatctctgtctTGTCGGATGATGTAACGCCCTGCCAGCTGCAGGTCCCATTTGTAGCGGGCAAGGACTTTTTGACATTCCTCACGAGAGTACTGAGTCATGTAATACAGCTGGTCTGTCTGATGATGTAAAGGAAACATTAAAGAATAAGTACAATAATGCAATCAATTAATTGAAATGATTTATATTGAATAAACAAGGGTTAATTCTCTATTACCTTAAGCTGCTGCTCTGCCCATACAGGATTCCATTCATTGCGACACAGAGCTTTCTGAACCTGCTCAATGGTCACTCCATGTACTGCCTCCTGAACCTGATGACCAATCAGCATTTAACATATCAGCAACAGCATTAAAGAGGAAGtctattattgaaaaaaatgttaaaaacactataatagtgaaatattattgcaaattaaaagaacagttttccattttttgaaatatgtatgtgtgtgtgtgtgtgtgtcagtctatTCCACTGTTATAAGTACTGAAAACACATTTGCAAGACCAAGCAAAGCTGTTGGATCTGAGGAAATCTGTATACCTGCGCAATAACCGCTTCCTTGTCAACTTGTGGCGGATACctccgctctctttctctctcttgctctttgtctctctccttctctgtctCAGGGCCATCATCTAACTGAGGGCTTGACTTGGCCAGATGTGCCATCCTGGCGAGGTTGTTATTCCCTAAACACTGCTGTTGTGGATGGAACTGGAACTGGAACTGTAGCTGTGAATGAGTTTGAGGGCCCCAGCCCGCTGGGTTTACTGGTCTCCGATCCTGGATCATTATTTGGGGTTTGACGCATTTTAAGCCAGTGTTTTGTTGGCTGATGGATTTGAAGTTGGGGGGTGGTGGCCGTGCGGGTGGGGTGACAATAGCATCACTAAACCTGCGAGGATCTTGCATTACATTGCGCTGCATGAGTCTGCGTGGGTCGGCTCTCTGAGCTGCATTCCCACCAGGACCTCGACCTTTGTCCTGTGAACCACCAAGGACAGACTCCAGACTCCTTGAGATGCCTGAATATTAAGAGTAAGACACAGAATGTGACTGGATACATTATAACgccattctaacatgctgatttggtgctcaagaaacatttactatTATCATGTCGGTTCAAATGGTGATGTTTATTAGAATTTAGGATTGTTTGAAGAGTAGaaagtttattttaaacagaaatcttctgtaacaatgtaaaagtctttaaagTCTGGAGCCTctaacttttgaatgttagtgtatgtGTACAAGACAATAACCTATTTTATAGTAAATTCAGGCCTTGAATAATACTCAAATGATAGCGTGCGAAGTTccttacagtatattttaagttCTTACCTGCCATTTTCTTCAGATTGGAGCCTTCCTTCTCTCTTGCTAATGGAATCCTCCAGCATCTGGATCTGAAAAGTAAACAGAAAATGacaaaagtcacacacacacacatacacacacacacagagtctagTTAGTGTGACAACTGTTTAGTGAATTCAAAGCTTATAGtttataattgaattaaaaagtaaCTCACTCATCTATTCGTTCTGGGTTGCCCCAGCTGCTTGCCTGGTCCGTGCCTCCATGGCCAGTGTGCTGTAGACTGCCTTTAACAGGGGAAGAGATCAGAGCTGGACCAGGCGCAGAAACTGCTGCTGTGAGAGCCGGGGCAGTCAAAGCTGGGGGAAACCAGCCAACACTTAGAGTTCTCTGGTTTTGGCCCTTCCACTCACACATTTCCAGCCTACAATAAAAGACAAGAGCATAAAAGTACAGAAATCAAAGGGCAGTCATTTTTATCGTTTCTGAGGATCACCATAAAGCCCTATATTGCATCTCtacctttttttctttacaaataaatttagATGGATAATCTACAGCACCTTTCCATTTTTAACAACTTTTGGTCTGTGTGCTCTAAATTTGTGATCTAAAATTCAGTCTATTGTTAATATATTCAAACTGCTATTTGAATTCTATCAAATGTGACTAAAGTTTACGTAAAACTGGACAAAGTAATTGGTACCTAGTAAATCTAATTctgttctttcatttcttttttctaaGTGTGAGCTTGAGGTAGCTTGAGCTATGAATTGAATGCTACTAAGTCAAAGGGAAGGAAGGTAGTTTAATAATTACCCACAACCTTTATCAGAGGGAGCGAGTCAGCAAAGATTTACTGGCATGACCGATAACAACTTTTAACAATCCCAAGGGTATAAGGTAAAGAAACTGACaatacagaaaattaaataaagaaagtaAATGTATATTAAGGGAGaaatagaaggaaaaaaaaacaaattgaaatgaaaataaaaaaaacatttatgttccTTTATCTTGATTGCCCTCAAACCCCTGTCTTACCGATGATCTATTACAGTCACTAAATCATTCGCCTGTAGAGAGAGTTTTCTGAGCTCTGTGAAGTCTTTCACTGCTCGAACCTCCATAGGTTGAGcctgaaaaatacattaaaaagaaagagagagcaatGTGAGAAAAAACTGTTTCTGTGTGTATCCTTCATTAATTATAGTACATGTACACAATAAACACACTGTCCTAAGACTGGGGAAAATGCTCCTGGTTTTAGATAAGCTTTTTTGTAATATCTACAGCACAAGTGGTACACTTATACTATAcgatttttgtaatgcttttgaaagaagcacctttatttgatcacaaatacagttaaaacagcaaTTTTGATCATTAttgttacaatataaaataactttttagcattttaatatcatttaaaatgtaatgcattcctgtaatggcaaagctgaattttcagcagcactGCAGAAATCGTtcttatgtgctgatttggtgctcaagaaacattttttgttgaaagacaaaaaagtcttactgacctcaaacttttaaatgttattataatgaatattaatgagataaatgagagcaGAGCTTTAAAACTGACCTCTGCTACCAATGTGGTGAGCTGAGAGAAGGTCGGTCGGTCAGCAGGACTGCAGGCCCAACATTTAAGCATCACAGAATATAACTCCTGCGGACAGTCTGAAGGCCTATCCAACCTCTCACCTTCCCGCTCGACACGATATAAGATCTATAAAGACAGAATATGTCACTTAGTCATCAAAGGAAATAGAGCTTATAACAGCACAGAACACCTCAATAAACCGACATATGTACCTGTCTTCCGGACAGCCCCAGCCAGGGCTCCTCACAGTAAGTGAACATTTCCCACAATGTGACACCAAACATCCAGACATCTGAAGCGTGAGAGAAAGTACCCACACGTAAACTCTCCGGAGCACACCTATGGAGAGTAAGAAAAAGCCTGGAATTACTATCACAATTACTTTTAACcttttttcattaaattcattCTTTATAGAATTTCTGGATTCTGGAATTgttttcagaattcagaaatagcTCCTTCTGTTTCTTTAAATCCTTCTCACCATGCGAAGGGGATGCGTTTGTGCGCCGTCATGATATACTGGTCCCTGTCGGGACCCAATCCTCTCATCAGTCCAAAGTCTCCAATCTTCACTAGTTCTTTAGAAGCCAAGAGCACATTCCGGGCAGCGAGGTCTCTGTGGATGAAGCGTCTGGACTCTAGGTACTCCATACCTGCAGCAATCTGTGTGCTGAAGAGCCAGAGCCGTGAAAGAGGATATTCTCCCTGTCGTAGACGCAGAGAGTCGTATAAAGAGCCAAGGGGAGCCAGCTCCGTTACCTGATAAAAAGAAAGTTTCAATATGTCATCTGTCTTCATATCACCAGCAATGCAACAACATTACCAACAACACTACTTACTGTTCAAACgttgggggtcagtaagatttttcatgtttttaacacTTGTACTTcccaaagttgcatttatttgattaaaaatacagtaaaacagtaatattgtgaaatatttttgcaatttagtacattacactactgaaaaaaattaatttatttccaaGCTTCCAATTATCGCAAATGCATTGTATGCACTAAGGTCTTATACTTCACACTAatataaattatcatatttttttttcaataattttcttTATAAGTGAATTAGTGAATCATTGAATaaattgatttgttcaaaaacatgatCTGTTCAGGAATTAAACATTGTCATTATGAGGAAGTCATTGAATAATTAATTCAACTGATTCCCTCAAATACAGTGATTCATTATGGAACATGCAGCAGCTAATTCTGCACAAAATTACTACACAAGTAAAAGGGCAGTATTGTATCTAAAATGCATGTTACTGAATATcaatttcttatttattgaacTGGGATaaaaagctgtttgtttttgtctgaaTATCATCAAGACTGATACTCCTttaatgagcaataaaacaaatatgaaaagggaataattcatttatatttatatacataataccaaaaaaaaaaaacattacaattaccATTTTAAGAGGATGAGTAAGGACAACACCATACAGATGTATAATGTTGGGGTGGTCCAGAGACTGCATGGTTGAAACTTCCAGAAGGAATTCTGTCACCACATCTCCGTATCTGGATCCGCCGCCCCTCAAGGTTTTCACTGCTACAGGCAACTTAAAATTGTGAAACAAGACTGTTATTGTAGTATTTGAAGAGTTAATCTGCAATGCCAGATAACTcagtttttaaccatttaaaaaaaatcttcttttttttttcattgcgcATTCCAATGaatctcaatcaaactgcagttgggttaaaaaatacagctaacttacacattaaaacacaatcaaaagcatgatttttgaaaatgttaaaaactaAGTTTTGGcaaataaactgttaatttaTTCCTATACTCCTATACACATATTTGGTGTAAAGCACTCACCACTCGTCCAGTTGGTGTTTGCCATTCTGCTTTTCTAACTACCCCAAAGGAACCTGAGCCTAGCCTGTCCCCAAAGATCAGTTCACTGTCCTGGATAAGACAGGGGAGTGTGCGCCCTGGTTCTGGCCCCTGGCTTGACCCAACACCATTCGACTGCTCACTTCCTTCTGGGGTGCGACCACTGAAGGCCTAGTAGAAAACAGACAGTGATGATCACAGGCAGGCAAAGTGAATGAATAAAAAGAAGGGGGTATGTAAAGATGTAAAATACCTTAGCCACCTTCGACCATGGTCGCATGTTGGTTTTGTAACGTCTGACAGCATCCCATAATCGTCGCTGTCCTATTGAAAAACCACCAAAAACAGCAATAAATACAAAGATGTACACAAACCATTATTAAAGGCACTAAATGATTATATTCACCAATGTAGATCATCgagtacacaaataaaataaaataaaataacaatcttCAAAAAATAGCACATTATACAAGACATACCTGGTCTACTAATGCCAATGTGTTCCAGATCTGCTTCTTTAACATAGTTCAGGTGCTCAATGCGTGTCACATTGAGTCCATCTCGCATCCTTACGTAGAATCTCTCTAACTGCACACTAGCAAGGAGCTGGTACAGCCACTGAGTGTCATGATCCATCATTATTACACTGTCACACAGCAACTCTGAGAGACAAACAGAGCAATGAAATCAGATCAGAAAAGAAACCTAAACAATCTGAGGCATGCATTATTTTCCCCATAtggtaattttattattttgattccaTAGAAACAAGCTCTGTACACCTAGAGTACTGTATCTTTTCTGAATAGACACAATAAGGCTGTTCCTTACTGGGTTGCTATGGATGCCTGTTAGGAATTTGCTGGAAGGCAATGAGAAATCAAACAAACAAGGACCTGAGCTGTGTTGAGAAACCCTCTTAAAGTGCATGGTACTCAACATACctccttttttactttattcagttTAGATGTACAGGGATGGTGCacataattcattttcattaaaaaaaattgctggtTTAGCTGTTAGAGATCATTTTTAACCATAGTTCAATTGCACATATTACtaactacataaaaaataaatatgattatgtgttttgtgttatttctactacaagtaaaaatgcagaaacgAATACAGGCTAGCAAAGCCTAATAAAAAAGGAAGCAGGGGAGTTTATAAACCAAACAAACTACTTTTTTTCAGTGAAGGCCACTGAGGACAGAGGTATGTGACCAACCACTTCaggcatgtgtgtgtgaaagagaatgATTTACCTGCTCAGCATGATTGAACTCATAAAGCAATTACTAAATAACTCTCTAAAATATTCTAACTTGTTTGCATTGGCAAGGAGAATCCCCTTTTAACTGTTTCATACTGCATACACAATCATGCAAAGCAAGGTTTGGCAAGTTATGTTCAGAACAGGATAGATTTATTTTGCCTGCCAAGCACTGTGTCATTGACTTCATGTCCATGAACCTCCCAGTGAACAAAGAGACAACTAGAAACTCTCTGCACGCTTGTGTTTACAGAACCATGAAAACATAAAGACCAACTCAGACACATGACCTTTTAGTGAATAATCAGCCAGTATGCCTCAGAAGAGCCTGCTCTGAAACTATGGGGGTTTGTCTGAGCATGTAACCTGAGAGTATCAAAATAAGATTCTCCAAGACTACACACCCAAAGTCCACACCCCGAATGACAAGAGATAATGTAGACTCTGTGTGAAACTCTGAGGCTCTAAAGTTTAGTAGACAATGTGTGTTCTAAACCAGATCTTACATTTGTAATAACTGCAGGATCACTCCACTGAGTTGTTAATCGGAGTTTGAgcagatgttttattttactcaaaAATATCTTCAGAAGACTACAGAGCAAGTCATTTTTAGTTCTAActggggtaacactttattttaaggtatccttgttaaatgttacatgtacttactatttgaaaacaataattacatgcaagtaacacCAAGCCTGTCCATAATCCTAACCCAAACATGTAGTTAAATAATATCACAGTACTTAAATTTAAGGTACACTGTAACAATGGcgccttaaaataaaatgtaacactaACTGGTTGCAACTTTCAGAAGGGTTTTCCTCGAGCCGGCTTGTTTGATAGAACGATGCTTCTATTAATATTTGTTACAGTCGTCTCTGAAACCAGGTGTGAACTGATAGATCACACAGTTTCTACAGCATTATTGTAATCAAATGTGTTTCAAACCTTTTGAAAGTTTTAAAAGCAGAAAACAGTGGCCTTTTACAAAGAGTTATAAAGGAGTGTACACCCAGTGTATAGAAACAAATGACAGCTTCTGTTTGGTTGTCATATTTTGTCAAAAGGCGTGACTTTAATCCTTTTTGTATAATTAATGTTAGAAATGTGTCAAACATATGCAGTTGACCTGTAGTTAGTCACAAACAATATACAGGCCGTTACTACAATTTCCTAATTAACGgcagaatattatttattatataacagTTTTTGAGAGGTTTGTTAGTGTATAAGGCTGTCTGGCCAAGTAATATTCAGAATGAGTGTTAGGACAAAACATGTAAAATTCTTAAATGATCATTAATTTTTTCATAGCAGCAAATAACAGTATGGAAGGCCTTCCcaattaataattgtaaaaaccattcaatttcaacaaatatgaaaaacaatcTTACACTGAAACTGAAACTACCCAGATACACACAGATACTACAGTAGGAGGAAAAAGTtgattcttatatatatatatatactggaatATAGAGGAATTATCATATACACTGATACAAAGGAAAGCCTTTAATGACGTTTCTGAAAGCAAATGTACATTGGTTTCACCTTGTTCTATAAATCAACCATGACAGCAGATAAGGACGATGAATATACCTGGGCCCAGGTGAGCGTTTCAAGCATAACACCAAAGCGGAAATGacgcttttaaaaaatatattatattgtaaatcgTTACTTTTGACCAACCATCCATTTTGTTTAGACTCACTTTCCTTTGCAGAATAAAGATGCTACTTGCAGTAAACAAAAGTTTATACTTACAAATAAAAACGTTTCCCCAGTCGAATCACTCTGTTCAGCTCGTAAATCAACTTCACTCCGGGTGTAAGATTTCCATTATAAAAAGTTCATTTTCAGTGAGTGTCACTGAAAGATTTTATTATAATCAGCAGTGCTAGAATATAGAAGGTGGTTTAAATAATCCGTCTATCGTTAAAATACAGGTCATGAGTAGTTCACAGTGAAGGCTGGTGTTTTATAGAATGCGTCTGATGCTTCTCTGAGATCCCGAAGCATTCAGTCTGAGTTCTTCCTCACTCCGCCTCCGCCCTGAGCGCCAACATTTCCCCTTCACCACCTGCTGGATGTACGCCATTTGTTACATCATACTGTTGTTTTTCCTCCCTAGTTTTGACGGTGATATAGATCTGATTGTTTACCTATCTTTTACCGTGCTAGGTTAAAAGTAAACCTGTACTTCCTCTTTTCAAAATGCTGCTACATCTAGCTTActtgaaattacaaaaaatatgattttcttctcTTTATAATGAATACgccaaaatacatatatattattatcatgAATAAACCAAACTGTGTCTATTTGTATCTGCAACTGAAAAagatctaattttttttatttattattattattattattattattttacatttttctaaataaatgattAGACATTTTAAATGCAGTGCGTGGAGTGATATAGGTTAAAGGTAAAATTCCAAAGCAGCCTTAAATTTACAGGAAACATATGGCCTTATCTTCTTGGTTTCAAAAAATAGGAAATAAAGGACGTCAATAATTAATTCATGACAATAAATGGGCGTGAAAGGAAGCTTGTAAATACTGTATTAGTATACTCAGTATGAAGAAAC
Protein-coding sequences here:
- the LOC113105771 gene encoding activated CDC42 kinase 1, with the translated sequence MMDHDTQWLYQLLASVQLERFYVRMRDGLNVTRIEHLNYVKEADLEHIGISRPGQRRLWDAVRRYKTNMRPWSKVAKAFSGRTPEGSEQSNGVGSSQGPEPGRTLPCLIQDSELIFGDRLGSGSFGVVRKAEWQTPTGRVLPVAVKTLRGGGSRYGDVVTEFLLEVSTMQSLDHPNIIHLYGVVLTHPLKMVTELAPLGSLYDSLRLRQGEYPLSRLWLFSTQIAAGMEYLESRRFIHRDLAARNVLLASKELVKIGDFGLMRGLGPDRDQYIMTAHKRIPFAWCAPESLRVGTFSHASDVWMFGVTLWEMFTYCEEPWLGLSGRQILYRVEREGERLDRPSDCPQELYSVMLKCWACSPADRPTFSQLTTLVAEAQPMEVRAVKDFTELRKLSLQANDLVTVIDHRLEMCEWKGQNQRTLSVGWFPPALTAPALTAAVSAPGPALISSPVKGSLQHTGHGGTDQASSWGNPERIDESRCWRIPLAREKEGSNLKKMAGISRSLESVLGGSQDKGRGPGGNAAQRADPRRLMQRNVMQDPRRFSDAIVTPPARPPPPNFKSISQQNTGLKCVKPQIMIQDRRPVNPAGWGPQTHSQLQFQFQFHPQQQCLGNNNLARMAHLAKSSPQLDDGPETEKERDKEQERERERRYPPQVDKEAVIAQVQEAVHGVTIEQVQKALCRNEWNPVWAEQQLKTDQLYYMTQYSREECQKVLARYKWDLQLAGRYIIRQDRDRDRDRTAPDRRGERV